The Xenopus tropicalis strain Nigerian chromosome 2, UCB_Xtro_10.0, whole genome shotgun sequence genome window below encodes:
- the mrps23 gene encoding 28S ribosomal protein S23, mitochondrial, whose amino-acid sequence MAGSRLEKLGTVFSRVRDLLRAGIIKQNEKPVWYDVYAAFPPKREPLYEKPLRRKQITSDIVPSILYKEDIIRAKFYETYGNGPRAFELSRTNFKSSCQRFVEKYAELQKMGEEDESKLFEETGKALLAEGIILRRKGTYVAQPQQPQESERQDPLLEMNLKKMLEEIQQQQQQEEKTQETKNSPTH is encoded by the exons ATGGCAGGGAGCCGGCTGGAGAAGCTCGGAACCGTGTTTAGCAG AGTACGAGATTTGTTGCGTGCaggaataataaaacaaaatgagaaaCCTGTATGGTATGATGTCTATGCTGCTTTCCCTCCCAAACGGGAGCCTCTGTATGAAAAACCATTAAGGAGAAAACAGATCACTTCTGACATTGTGCCTTCTATTTTGTACAAAGAGGATATCATCAGAGc AAAATTTTATGAAACATATGGTAATGGACCAAGAGCATTTGAATTATCTCGGACAAACTTTAAGTCTTCATGTCAACG atttGTGGAAAAATATGCAGAACTTCAGAAAATGGGAGAAGAGGATGAAAGCAAGCTGTTTGAAGAGACAGGAAAAGCACTTTTAGCTGAAGGAATAATCCTTCGGAGAAAGGGGACATATGTG GCACAGCCTCAGCAGCCTCAAGAGTCAGAACGCCAGGATCCTTTGCTTGAAATGAACTTAAAGAAAATGCTGGAGGAAatacagcaacagcagcagcaagaagaaaaaacacaagaGACTAAAAACAGTCCCACCCATTAA